The following are encoded in a window of Ferribacterium limneticum genomic DNA:
- a CDS encoding thioredoxin domain-containing protein — translation MAVVTFYEKPGCKGNLRQKTLLAAAGHTVQAKSLKTEAWTADRLLAFLGKLPISLWFNPAAPDIKSGEIVPENLGFEDALHLLLENPLLIRRPLMEIGEERLVGFDIAAVDAWIGLKNVELPEGNIEACVHGPEGHGSCGSHAHDHEEEESSHGRCGTH, via the coding sequence ATGGCGGTTGTCACGTTCTACGAAAAACCCGGCTGCAAGGGCAATCTTCGCCAGAAGACCCTGCTCGCAGCAGCCGGCCACACCGTCCAGGCAAAAAGTCTCAAGACCGAAGCCTGGACGGCTGACCGCCTGCTCGCCTTTCTTGGCAAGCTGCCGATCAGCCTTTGGTTCAACCCGGCGGCGCCCGATATCAAGTCGGGCGAAATCGTCCCGGAAAACCTCGGTTTCGAGGATGCACTGCATCTGCTGCTCGAAAACCCGCTGCTCATTCGCCGCCCGCTCATGGAAATCGGCGAGGAACGGCTGGTCGGTTTCGACATTGCTGCGGTGGACGCGTGGATCGGGCTAAAGAATGTCGAACTGCCGGAAGGCAACATCGAAGCCTGCGTGCATGGCCCGGAAGGGCACGGCAGCTGCGGCAGCCACGCGCATGATCACGAGGAAGAGGAAAGCAGCCATGGTCGCTGCGGCACTCACTGA
- the gltA gene encoding citrate synthase: MTIERKATLSIDGLAPVDFSIMAPVHGNDCVDIRTLGAKTGLFTYDSGFMSTASCKSKITFIDGDVGQLLYRGYPIEQLAENCNFLEVTYLLKNGELPNAQQKAEFEAAVTHHTMVHEQLAKFFSGFRRDAHPMAVMTGVVGALSAFYHDAMDFADAEHRNTNFIHLIAKMPTIVAMAYKYSIGMPFMHPDNELSYSANFMRMMFGNPCEKYVPNPVLVNALDTIFTLHADHEQNASTSTVRLAGSSGANPFACIAAGIACLWGPAHGGANEACLQMLEEIGDVSRVPEFIARAKDKNDSFKLMGFGHRVYKNFDPRATLMRKVCNEVLTELGLQNDRLFKLAMELERIALEDPYFVEKKLYPNVDFYSGIVQKAIGIPTEMFTCIFALARTVGWMTQWEEMITDPEYKIGRPRQLYVGAAKRDVVPLAQRG; encoded by the coding sequence ATGACTATTGAACGCAAGGCAACACTGAGCATTGACGGTCTGGCACCGGTCGATTTTTCGATCATGGCGCCGGTCCATGGCAACGACTGTGTCGACATTCGGACGTTGGGCGCCAAAACAGGCTTGTTCACCTATGACTCCGGCTTCATGTCCACGGCCAGTTGCAAGTCGAAAATCACTTTCATCGATGGCGATGTCGGCCAGCTGCTCTATCGCGGCTACCCCATCGAACAACTTGCCGAGAATTGCAATTTCCTCGAAGTGACCTATCTGCTGAAAAATGGCGAACTGCCGAATGCCCAGCAGAAAGCCGAGTTCGAGGCCGCCGTCACGCATCACACGATGGTCCATGAGCAACTCGCCAAGTTCTTCTCCGGTTTCCGTCGCGACGCCCATCCGATGGCCGTCATGACCGGCGTCGTTGGCGCCCTGTCGGCCTTCTATCATGACGCGATGGATTTCGCCGATGCCGAACATCGCAACACCAACTTCATCCATCTCATCGCCAAGATGCCGACCATCGTCGCCATGGCCTACAAGTACAGCATCGGCATGCCCTTCATGCATCCCGACAACGAGCTCAGCTACAGCGCCAACTTCATGCGCATGATGTTCGGCAATCCGTGCGAGAAGTACGTGCCGAATCCGGTGCTGGTCAACGCGCTGGATACCATCTTCACGTTGCACGCCGACCACGAACAGAACGCCTCGACCTCGACCGTTCGTCTGGCCGGCTCCTCTGGTGCCAATCCGTTCGCCTGCATCGCCGCCGGCATCGCCTGCCTGTGGGGCCCGGCCCACGGCGGTGCCAACGAAGCCTGTCTGCAGATGCTCGAAGAAATCGGCGACGTCTCGCGCGTTCCCGAATTCATCGCCCGCGCCAAGGACAAGAACGATTCGTTCAAGCTCATGGGCTTCGGCCACCGCGTCTACAAGAACTTCGACCCGCGCGCCACGCTCATGCGCAAGGTCTGCAACGAAGTGCTGACCGAACTCGGCCTCCAAAACGACCGCCTGTTCAAGCTGGCCATGGAACTCGAGCGGATCGCACTGGAAGACCCGTACTTCGTCGAGAAGAAGCTCTACCCCAACGTAGACTTCTACTCGGGCATCGTCCAGAAGGCCATCGGCATTCCGACCGAAATGTTCACCTGCATTTTCGCCCTGGCCCGCACGGTCGGCTGGATGACGCAGTGGGAAGAAATGATCACCGATCCGGAATACAAGATCGGTCGTCCGCGCCAGCTTTACGTCGGCGCCGCCAAGCGCGACGTCGTGCCGCTCGCCCAGCGCGGCTAA
- the nifB gene encoding nitrogenase cofactor biosynthesis protein NifB gives MELPVISNSAPAAEGGGCASSGCGTAPDALGHLPDHIRAKVQDHPCYSEEAHHYFARMHVAVAPACNIQCNYCNRKYDCSNESRPGVVSEVLTPKQAINKVLAVAAEIPQMTVLGIAGPGDPLANPARTFETFEELSARAPDIKLCVSTNGLNLPMYVDRIAQHNIDHVTITINCVDPEVGAKIYPWIFWENKRIFGVEGARILIEQQQLGLQMLTDRGILVKVNSVLIPGVNDEHLKEVSKIVKAKGAFLHNVMPLIAEAEHGTYYGIMEQPEPTPEQLQDLQDACAGDMAMMRHCRQCRADAVGLLGEDRGDEFTMDKIDVMEVDYEAAMVRRKVVHDEIIEKLDAKRGIVKPKAEELGIPADARPVLMAVAGKNGVVAEHFGHAKEFLIYEASPEGVRFMSHRKTELYCGGMDACGDGDVAEAGSTESLLDRNIRVLEGCEVVLCSKVGFEPWAKLEAAGIAPNGEHAMEPIEEAVMAVYKEIAATGKLSPAAETLKVA, from the coding sequence GTGGAACTACCAGTTATCAGCAATTCTGCCCCTGCCGCTGAAGGCGGCGGTTGTGCATCCAGCGGCTGCGGTACGGCCCCGGACGCTTTGGGCCATCTGCCCGATCACATTCGCGCCAAAGTTCAGGACCACCCGTGCTATTCGGAAGAAGCGCACCACTACTTCGCCCGCATGCACGTTGCCGTGGCCCCGGCCTGCAACATCCAGTGCAATTACTGCAACCGCAAGTATGACTGCTCGAACGAATCCCGTCCGGGCGTCGTTTCCGAGGTGTTGACGCCGAAACAGGCGATCAACAAGGTACTCGCCGTCGCCGCCGAAATCCCGCAGATGACCGTACTCGGCATCGCCGGACCCGGCGACCCCCTCGCCAACCCGGCCCGTACGTTCGAGACTTTTGAAGAGCTCTCGGCGCGCGCCCCGGACATCAAACTTTGCGTGTCGACCAACGGCCTCAACCTGCCGATGTATGTCGACCGTATTGCCCAGCACAACATCGACCACGTGACGATCACCATCAACTGCGTCGATCCGGAAGTGGGTGCCAAGATCTACCCGTGGATTTTCTGGGAGAACAAACGCATCTTTGGCGTCGAAGGCGCACGCATCCTGATCGAACAGCAGCAGCTCGGTCTGCAGATGCTGACCGACCGCGGCATCCTGGTGAAGGTCAACTCGGTGCTGATCCCGGGCGTCAATGACGAGCATCTCAAGGAAGTCTCGAAGATCGTCAAGGCCAAGGGCGCCTTCCTGCACAACGTCATGCCGCTGATTGCCGAAGCTGAACACGGCACCTACTACGGCATCATGGAGCAGCCGGAACCGACGCCTGAGCAACTGCAAGACCTGCAGGATGCCTGTGCCGGCGACATGGCGATGATGCGCCACTGCCGCCAGTGCCGTGCCGACGCGGTCGGCCTGCTCGGCGAAGATCGCGGCGACGAATTCACCATGGACAAGATCGACGTCATGGAGGTCGATTACGAAGCCGCCATGGTCCGTCGCAAGGTTGTCCACGACGAGATCATCGAGAAGCTCGACGCCAAGCGCGGCATCGTCAAGCCGAAAGCCGAAGAACTCGGCATCCCGGCTGATGCCCGCCCGGTGCTCATGGCGGTGGCCGGCAAGAACGGCGTCGTCGCCGAACACTTCGGTCATGCCAAGGAGTTCCTGATCTACGAAGCTTCACCGGAAGGCGTGCGCTTCATGAGCCACCGCAAGACCGAGCTCTACTGCGGCGGCATGGATGCCTGCGGTGACGGCGACGTGGCCGAGGCTGGCTCTACCGAATCGCTGCTCGACCGCAACATCCGCGTGCTCGAAGGCTGCGAAGTCGTGCTCTGCTCCAAAGTCGGTTTCGAGCCTTGGGCCAAGCTGGAAGCCGCCGGCATCGCGCCGAACGGCGAACACGCGATGGAGCCGATCGAGGAAGCCGTGATGGCGGTGTACAAGGAAATCGCGGCGACCGGCAAGTTGAGCCCGGCAGCAGAAACCTTGAAGGTGGCGTAA
- a CDS encoding Crp/Fnr family transcriptional regulator, with product MDCVQKSSSINSLISRVPLFDGLSPEELTEMSVGARKIYAARGEILFRKDDACSGLLVIVYGQVKLYFSSPLGNEKILDVFGQMQTLGESSLFQGKNHQVNAQTLNECMLLHIAKANILNALESNRSFARQVIDNLSRSVSGLIHDVESYSMHTGRERVINYLAREALRANPPLPVMGQDSHRSNSSKARQTRLIIHLPTSKGVIASCLNLTQEHFSRILHDLSACGLLSVEGREIHIDNLTQFWQYAFQIALQSEDEQKMTMELMTRTEQAVRPAPLRLAS from the coding sequence ATGGATTGTGTCCAAAAATCGTCTTCAATCAATTCATTGATCTCGCGCGTACCGCTATTCGATGGGCTCAGTCCCGAAGAGTTAACGGAAATGAGTGTTGGTGCGCGCAAGATCTATGCGGCACGTGGCGAGATCCTGTTTCGCAAGGATGACGCTTGTAGCGGACTCCTGGTGATCGTCTACGGTCAGGTAAAGCTCTATTTCTCTTCTCCGCTGGGCAACGAGAAGATTCTGGATGTCTTCGGTCAAATGCAAACACTTGGCGAATCCAGTCTGTTTCAGGGGAAAAACCATCAGGTAAATGCCCAGACCTTGAATGAATGCATGCTTTTGCACATTGCCAAGGCCAATATTCTGAATGCATTGGAGAGCAATCGATCCTTTGCCCGCCAGGTCATCGACAACTTGTCGCGAAGTGTCTCCGGGCTCATTCACGACGTCGAGTCCTACTCCATGCACACCGGTCGGGAACGCGTGATCAATTATCTGGCGCGCGAAGCATTGCGGGCCAATCCGCCGCTTCCGGTCATGGGGCAAGACAGCCACCGGAGCAATTCGTCCAAGGCAAGACAAACACGGTTGATCATCCACCTGCCGACCAGCAAAGGCGTCATCGCCTCATGCCTGAATCTTACGCAGGAACATTTTTCCCGAATTCTTCATGACCTTTCTGCATGTGGACTGCTGTCGGTAGAAGGGCGTGAGATTCATATCGATAATCTGACGCAGTTCTGGCAATACGCGTTTCAAATTGCATTGCAGTCGGAGGATGAACAGAAAATGACCATGGAATTGATGACGAGGACTGAACAAGCAGTTCGACCGGCCCCCCTCCGGCTAGCCTCTTGA
- a CDS encoding OmpA family protein yields MYKASPTFAVVALVTSLVSGCANMTETQRTTGTGAGIGAVAGALIGGLTQGDAQGAAAGAAIGGALGAGGGYLWSQRMQEQKATMEQATQGTGVSVSQTADNQLKLDIPSDISFDSGRYDVKPNLRPILDRFAGTLNQNRVTTVKIIGHTDSSGSDAINGPLSVDRANATRSYLVDRGVAMNRISIDGRGSHEPVADNNTAAGRAMNRRVEIFVAEPAR; encoded by the coding sequence ATGTACAAAGCTAGCCCAACTTTCGCTGTCGTCGCACTTGTCACCAGTCTTGTTTCAGGCTGCGCCAACATGACGGAAACCCAACGCACCACCGGCACGGGCGCGGGGATTGGTGCGGTGGCCGGCGCGCTCATCGGCGGCTTGACCCAGGGTGATGCCCAGGGCGCAGCGGCCGGTGCGGCAATCGGCGGAGCGCTCGGCGCGGGCGGCGGCTATTTATGGTCGCAGCGCATGCAGGAACAAAAGGCGACCATGGAACAAGCCACTCAGGGAACAGGGGTGAGTGTCAGCCAGACCGCGGACAATCAGCTCAAGCTCGACATTCCCTCTGATATTTCCTTCGACTCCGGGCGCTATGACGTCAAACCCAACCTGCGCCCGATACTCGATCGCTTCGCCGGCACGCTGAACCAGAATCGGGTGACCACGGTAAAAATCATCGGCCACACCGACAGTTCGGGTTCCGATGCGATCAACGGTCCGCTGTCGGTCGATCGGGCCAATGCCACGCGCAGCTATCTTGTCGATCGCGGCGTTGCCATGAATCGCATCAGCATCGACGGTCGCGGTTCGCATGAGCCCGTCGCCGACAACAACACGGCGGCTGGACGCGCCATGAACCGCCGCGTCGAAATCTTTGTTGCTGAGCCGGCGCGCTAA
- a CDS encoding 4Fe-4S binding protein, with product MALQITESCVNCWACVDVCPNDAIYEDKPHFLIDDGKCTECLGDHSVPQCAAICPIEMAIVDELGAFLNPPGSLTGIPIEKLKQFGLWKDAA from the coding sequence ATGGCACTGCAAATCACCGAATCCTGTGTCAATTGCTGGGCCTGCGTCGATGTCTGCCCGAACGACGCGATCTACGAAGACAAGCCACACTTCCTGATCGACGACGGCAAATGCACCGAGTGCCTGGGCGATCACAGCGTGCCGCAATGCGCTGCGATCTGCCCGATCGAAATGGCCATCGTCGATGAACTCGGCGCCTTCCTGAACCCGCCGGGTTCGCTGACCGGCATCCCGATCGAAAAGCTCAAGCAATTCGGCTTGTGGAAGGACGCAGCGTAA
- a CDS encoding FprA family A-type flavoprotein produces MVAAALTDHAVEIAPGVHWVGALDPHLRSFDIILKTANGTSYNSYVVRGENGVAIIDTVKENFADDFFRRLETVARYDEITTIVLNHLEPDHSGALPELLKRAPQAKVYLSSRAQMMLKALLKPSGEKPPEYIPVTTDDEVDLGGRTLRFLHTPYLHWPDTQCTYLVEDGLLFTGDIFGCHFCDNRLFNDTVGDFRFSFEYYYAHIMRPFREYVLDAIALIEPLEINLIAPAHGPILRHAPRDYVHRYRELATPRLFNEARSEKTLVVFYISAYGNTRRMAESLAAGAESIGGVRVSLYDLEGGESGIFTDLIEEADGLAFGSPTINADAVKPIWDVLSSLTTVNVKGKLGAAFGSYGWSGEAVRLIEDRLRGLKLRVPVEGLRIKLVPDAGELEACRDLGEQLARHLTGRVEHRDIDMAALA; encoded by the coding sequence ATGGTCGCTGCGGCACTCACTGACCACGCCGTAGAAATTGCGCCGGGCGTCCACTGGGTGGGCGCCCTCGACCCGCATCTGCGGAGTTTCGACATCATCCTCAAAACCGCCAACGGCACGAGCTACAACTCGTACGTCGTGCGCGGCGAGAACGGCGTGGCAATCATCGACACGGTGAAGGAAAACTTCGCCGACGATTTCTTCCGTCGACTCGAAACGGTCGCCCGCTACGACGAAATCACCACCATCGTCCTCAACCATCTCGAGCCGGACCATAGCGGCGCCCTGCCCGAGTTGCTCAAGCGCGCCCCGCAGGCCAAGGTCTATCTGTCGAGCCGCGCCCAGATGATGTTGAAAGCGCTGCTCAAGCCCTCCGGCGAGAAGCCGCCCGAATATATTCCGGTCACCACCGACGACGAAGTCGATCTCGGCGGCCGGACTCTGCGTTTCCTGCACACGCCCTACCTGCACTGGCCGGATACGCAATGCACTTATCTCGTCGAGGATGGCCTGCTGTTCACCGGTGACATCTTCGGCTGCCATTTCTGCGACAACCGGCTGTTCAACGACACGGTCGGCGATTTCCGTTTCTCGTTCGAGTATTACTACGCGCACATCATGCGGCCCTTCCGCGAGTACGTGCTCGACGCCATCGCCCTGATCGAACCGCTCGAAATCAATTTGATCGCCCCGGCCCATGGCCCGATCCTGCGCCATGCGCCGCGCGACTACGTACATCGTTACCGCGAACTGGCGACGCCACGATTGTTCAACGAGGCGCGCAGCGAGAAGACGCTGGTCGTCTTCTACATCTCGGCCTACGGCAATACCCGACGCATGGCCGAATCGCTCGCCGCCGGCGCCGAATCCATCGGCGGCGTGCGCGTTTCGCTCTACGACCTCGAAGGTGGCGAGTCGGGCATCTTCACCGACCTCATCGAGGAAGCCGATGGCCTGGCCTTCGGCAGCCCGACGATCAATGCCGACGCCGTCAAGCCGATCTGGGACGTGCTGTCATCACTGACCACCGTCAACGTCAAGGGCAAACTGGGTGCCGCCTTCGGCTCGTATGGCTGGAGCGGCGAGGCGGTACGGCTGATCGAGGACCGCCTGCGCGGCCTCAAGCTGCGCGTCCCGGTCGAAGGACTGCGTATCAAGCTCGTGCCGGATGCCGGCGAACTCGAAGCCTGCCGCGATCTCGGCGAACAACTGGCCCGTCACCTGACCGGTCGGGTTGAACACCGTGACATCGACATGGCGGCACTCGCATAA
- the draG gene encoding ADP-ribosyl-[dinitrogen reductase] hydrolase yields the protein MFWTGELIARTAPVRRRTGPAYAPHVDRGMAAYLGLAIGDALGATVEFLTPNEIRHQIGLHCEITGGGWLRLKAGKVTDDTTMSLALGESIIARGRVDAIAAAEAFDAWMRAKPVDIGNTVRRNLISFRKTGRPEADASEHDAGNGAAMRVLPVALACYGQPEKTTIFANRAQAHVTHHNALSDAACETLILMVQDFLAGHDPIDVERERAHKLVSDFPVFAYDKRQRENPSGFIVDTVQAVFQSFFATETFEDCLIDVVNRGGDADTTGAIAGMLAGARYGMESIPKRWLKALDENISTQCPDQARALLSLSGHP from the coding sequence ATGTTTTGGACCGGAGAACTGATCGCCAGGACCGCGCCGGTGCGCCGTCGCACCGGGCCGGCCTACGCGCCCCACGTCGACCGCGGCATGGCGGCCTATCTCGGGCTGGCCATCGGCGATGCGCTGGGTGCCACGGTCGAGTTTCTGACCCCCAATGAAATCCGCCACCAGATCGGCCTGCACTGCGAAATCACCGGCGGCGGCTGGCTGCGCCTGAAGGCGGGCAAAGTTACCGACGACACGACGATGTCGCTGGCCCTCGGCGAATCGATCATCGCCCGCGGCCGCGTCGACGCCATCGCCGCGGCCGAAGCCTTCGACGCCTGGATGCGGGCCAAGCCGGTCGATATCGGCAATACCGTGCGCCGCAACCTGATCTCCTTCCGCAAGACCGGCAGGCCGGAAGCCGATGCCTCCGAGCACGACGCCGGCAACGGCGCCGCGATGCGCGTCTTGCCCGTCGCCCTGGCCTGCTACGGTCAACCGGAAAAAACGACGATTTTTGCCAACCGCGCCCAGGCCCATGTCACGCACCACAACGCGCTGTCCGACGCGGCCTGCGAAACGCTGATCCTGATGGTTCAGGATTTCCTCGCCGGCCATGATCCCATCGACGTCGAGCGCGAACGTGCCCACAAGCTGGTCAGCGATTTCCCGGTCTTCGCCTACGACAAGCGCCAGCGCGAGAACCCCAGCGGCTTCATCGTCGATACCGTGCAGGCCGTCTTCCAGTCTTTCTTCGCCACCGAAACCTTCGAGGACTGCCTGATCGACGTCGTCAATCGCGGCGGCGATGCCGACACCACGGGCGCTATCGCCGGCATGCTGGCCGGCGCCCGCTACGGCATGGAGAGCATTCCGAAACGCTGGCTCAAGGCACTCGACGAAAATATTTCAACCCAGTGTCCGGACCAGGCCCGCGCGCTCCTGAGCCTGTCCGGCCATCCATGA
- a CDS encoding (Fe-S)-binding protein — MKTFLDWSAYDTYGMGDAYAGIPATGGNYAKAVAVCMNNHQCQRDGKGVMCPSYRITGDPAHSTGARVKAFKAALNGELGEQPFIHPDLAAAMDLCVSCKGCKKECPSSVDMTLIKTEYLAHRNEELGLPRRAKLFGGLPEWLHRYRRPLATLVRLRNASPFLAGLVERRLGISAKRPIPEIVSQPVFAENTESHGQRGKVAIFVDTFTHYYTPEVAEAAIAVLTAGGYAVEVLRPAAEDVEPERPLCCGRTYLSQGMVDAAKLEGQRVMAALAPALASGTPIVGLEPSCLLALRDEFYSLSLGPEVGQLGKQAFLFEEFLMREGNKGLKLDLKPIPGGKAVVHGHCHQKAFGAMKSMKKVLGWIPEFEFEIVDASCCGMSGSFGLEAEHYEASVKMGELALLPAVRSAPVDATIVADGFSCRHQIKDGTGRDAVHVAVLLARALA, encoded by the coding sequence ATGAAAACCTTTCTCGACTGGTCGGCTTACGACACCTACGGCATGGGCGATGCCTATGCCGGCATTCCGGCGACGGGCGGCAATTACGCCAAGGCGGTTGCCGTCTGCATGAACAATCACCAGTGTCAGCGCGACGGCAAGGGCGTCATGTGCCCGAGCTACCGCATCACCGGCGATCCGGCGCATTCGACCGGGGCGCGGGTCAAGGCTTTCAAGGCGGCGCTGAATGGCGAACTGGGCGAGCAGCCGTTCATCCATCCCGATCTGGCGGCGGCGATGGACCTTTGCGTGTCGTGCAAGGGCTGCAAGAAGGAATGCCCGAGTTCCGTCGACATGACGCTGATCAAGACCGAATACCTGGCGCATCGCAACGAGGAATTGGGCTTGCCGCGCCGGGCGAAGCTGTTCGGCGGTCTGCCGGAATGGCTGCATCGCTATCGCCGGCCGCTCGCCACGCTGGTTCGCCTGCGCAACGCCTCGCCTTTCCTGGCCGGGCTGGTCGAGCGCAGGTTGGGCATTTCGGCCAAACGGCCGATTCCCGAGATCGTCAGCCAGCCGGTTTTCGCCGAAAACACCGAATCCCACGGTCAACGGGGAAAAGTGGCGATTTTTGTAGACACCTTCACCCACTACTACACGCCGGAAGTGGCCGAGGCGGCCATCGCCGTACTGACGGCGGGCGGCTATGCCGTCGAAGTGCTGCGCCCGGCGGCCGAGGATGTCGAGCCCGAACGCCCTTTGTGCTGTGGTCGCACCTATCTGTCGCAAGGCATGGTCGATGCTGCCAAGCTCGAGGGCCAGCGCGTGATGGCCGCGCTGGCACCAGCCCTGGCTTCTGGGACGCCGATTGTCGGTCTTGAGCCCTCCTGTCTGCTGGCCCTGCGCGACGAGTTTTACAGCCTGTCGCTCGGGCCGGAGGTCGGGCAACTCGGCAAGCAGGCTTTCCTGTTCGAGGAATTCCTCATGCGCGAGGGGAACAAGGGGCTGAAGCTGGATCTGAAGCCGATTCCCGGCGGCAAGGCCGTGGTCCATGGCCATTGTCACCAGAAGGCCTTCGGCGCCATGAAGTCGATGAAAAAAGTGCTCGGCTGGATTCCGGAATTCGAGTTCGAGATCGTCGATGCCAGTTGCTGCGGCATGTCCGGCAGCTTCGGGCTGGAGGCCGAGCATTACGAGGCTTCGGTGAAAATGGGCGAACTGGCCTTGCTGCCGGCCGTGCGCTCAGCGCCGGTTGATGCGACGATTGTGGCGGATGGCTTTTCCTGCCGGCATCAGATCAAGGATGGCACTGGGCGCGATGCGGTGCATGTGGCCGTCCTGCTGGCGCGGGCGTTGGCTTGA
- a CDS encoding 2Fe-2S iron-sulfur cluster-binding protein: protein MPKAKVTFQDIGVTVTVPAGTRLIEVSEKVGAGITYGCREGECCTCLTKIISGGEFLAPPSILEDQVLKDNMAPRGHRLACQAQIIGGDIVVKPA, encoded by the coding sequence ATGCCTAAAGCAAAAGTCACATTTCAGGATATCGGCGTCACAGTCACCGTACCGGCCGGTACCCGGCTCATTGAAGTTTCCGAGAAAGTCGGCGCCGGCATCACCTACGGCTGCCGCGAAGGCGAGTGCTGCACCTGCCTGACCAAGATCATTTCGGGCGGCGAGTTCCTCGCCCCGCCGAGCATTCTCGAAGACCAGGTACTGAAAGACAACATGGCCCCGCGCGGCCATCGGCTGGCTTGCCAGGCGCAGATTATCGGCGGCGATATCGTGGTTAAACCCGCGTAA
- a CDS encoding VF530 family protein, whose translation MNDEINYQNNPLHGLSLKNLLVEIVDHYGFEILFAYLNINCFNKNPSIDSAVKYLKKTDWARQKVEAFYLYKFKSLPRASDEQFELPPRDRIVPPNQIPGPPAELSLEDAERLREKRVKKAAQHDQEKSQRAAPAKRTSNHSNTSASDSDPWAKWRK comes from the coding sequence ATGAACGACGAGATCAACTACCAAAACAACCCGCTGCATGGGCTCAGTTTAAAAAACCTGCTCGTTGAGATCGTCGATCACTACGGGTTCGAGATCCTGTTTGCCTATCTCAATATCAATTGTTTCAACAAAAACCCGAGCATCGATTCCGCCGTCAAGTACCTCAAAAAGACCGATTGGGCGCGCCAAAAGGTCGAAGCCTTCTATCTGTACAAGTTCAAAAGCCTGCCCCGCGCTTCTGACGAGCAGTTCGAACTGCCGCCTCGGGACCGCATCGTGCCGCCGAACCAGATACCCGGCCCCCCCGCCGAATTGAGCCTCGAAGACGCCGAGCGATTGAGAGAAAAGCGCGTCAAAAAAGCCGCGCAGCACGATCAGGAAAAAAGCCAGCGCGCCGCACCGGCCAAGAGAACGTCAAACCATTCAAACACCTCAGCCAGTGATTCGGACCCGTGGGCAAAGTGGAGAAAATGA
- a CDS encoding nitrogen fixation protein NifQ gives MNGPDRLPTRLLLLSDMLAVPVGGPAARDPNRLLLASIIAGQASGEGCLPPHLGLGAAAFRYLCEAYFPGCDISSCAREVEAIPEWEDLQKLLLDHRACEYPSELLIANILATACAGRDHLWQDLGLANREELSRLMWVNFPALARDNTGDMKWKKFLYRQVCSREGIYVCPAPSCGVCKDYAKCFGPEN, from the coding sequence ATGAACGGTCCGGATCGCCTGCCCACCCGCCTCCTGCTGCTCAGCGACATGCTGGCTGTACCAGTCGGCGGGCCGGCCGCGCGCGATCCGAACCGTTTGCTGCTGGCCAGCATCATTGCCGGCCAGGCCAGCGGTGAGGGTTGCCTCCCCCCTCACCTTGGCCTGGGTGCGGCGGCCTTTCGCTATCTGTGCGAGGCCTACTTTCCCGGCTGCGACATATCGTCCTGCGCCCGGGAGGTTGAAGCCATCCCCGAATGGGAAGACCTGCAAAAGCTGCTGCTCGACCATCGCGCCTGCGAATACCCGTCCGAACTGCTTATCGCCAACATCCTGGCCACCGCCTGCGCCGGCCGCGACCATCTCTGGCAGGATCTCGGCCTGGCCAATCGCGAAGAACTTTCCCGGCTGATGTGGGTCAATTTTCCGGCGCTTGCCCGCGACAACACCGGCGACATGAAGTGGAAGAAATTCCTCTACCGCCAGGTCTGTTCGCGCGAAGGCATCTACGTCTGCCCCGCCCCATCGTGTGGGGTTTGTAAGGATTACGCCAAATGTTTTGGACCGGAGAACTGA
- a CDS encoding 2Fe-2S iron-sulfur cluster-binding protein, with the protein MALITFSSPLHKDKTVYAVAGSHTQTILALAKEHHIPIDFGCQEGNCGTCLVKVSSVDGKRAPMGGPLNVREVAALLELGHITKAEVDKMYVDDIPPTQWRLACQMIVRDEDILVEYPSK; encoded by the coding sequence ATGGCCCTCATCACATTCAGCAGCCCGCTGCACAAGGACAAGACGGTGTATGCCGTTGCCGGCAGCCACACCCAGACCATCCTCGCACTGGCCAAGGAACATCACATCCCGATCGACTTCGGTTGCCAGGAAGGCAACTGCGGCACCTGTCTGGTCAAGGTGTCATCGGTTGACGGCAAGCGCGCCCCGATGGGCGGCCCGCTCAACGTGCGCGAGGTCGCTGCACTGCTTGAACTCGGCCACATCACCAAGGCCGAGGTCGACAAGATGTACGTCGATGACATCCCGCCGACCCAATGGCGCCTGGCCTGCCAGATGATCGTCCGTGACGAAGACATCCTGGTCGAATACCCGAGCAAGTAA